Proteins encoded in a region of the Ziziphus jujuba cultivar Dongzao chromosome 3, ASM3175591v1 genome:
- the LOC107406464 gene encoding receptor-like kinase TMK4 yields the protein MVHLKTLASLSRIALCFLLLTTATADDASVMSKLLAAISPAPSGWSSSTDYCKWKNVNCDSSKRVTSINLNSQSLTGTLPSNLGTLTQLTSLSLQKNSFFGPIPSLANLTFLQDLYLDKNKFTSIPSGFFVGLTSLRTLSLADNSDLQPWSIPSDLTQSSSLVTLDAGNASVVGSLPNIFVSLLNLQNVRLSYNNLTGSLPSSFNGSVIQNLWLNNQLMGLSGTIDVLSTMTQLSQVWLHKNQFTGPIPDLSKCKTLFDLQLRDNQFTGIVPNSLMSISSLRNVSLANNLFQGPFPAFPSNVNATISGTNSFCLSTPGPCDPQVTTLLEVAGALGYPSLLANNWQGNDACKSWSFIVCDSDGNVVTVTLSRQHFTGTISPAFANLTSLKTLLLNNNSLTGPIPKSLASLPQLQVLDVSNNNLDGEIPTFPTKVKFTSSGNPLLGTTPSTGGGGSGGTPSTPGSSGTTPSGSPAAAKGSSVSAGMIAGIVIAVIVFVLVVMFVSFKCYVKNRHRKFGKVDYPENRREDVKSDVMVGSNGYNGVASELRSESSGDRSDFHVFDGGNVTISIQVLRQVTNNFSEDNILGRGGFGVVYKGELHDGTKIAVKRMEAGVMGTKGMNEFQAEIAVLTKVRHRHLVALLGYCINGNERLLVYEYMPQGNLTQHLFDWREMGLSPLTWKQRVTIALDVARGVEYLHSLAQQSFIHRDLKPSNILLGDDMRAKVADFGLVKNAPDGKYSVETRLAGTFGYLAPEYAATGRVTTKVDVYAFGVVLMEIITGRKALDDTMPDERSHLVTWFRRVLVSKENIPKAIDQTLDPDEETMESIYKVAELAGHCTAREPYQRPEMGHAVNILGPLVEQWKPACHDEEDNCGIDLHMSLPQALQRWQANEGTSTMFNDTMSFSQTQSSIPSKPSGMADSFGSMDCR from the exons atgGTGCATCTGAAAACCCTAGCATCTCTCTCCAGAATCGCTCTCTGTTTCCTCCTCCTCACCACCGCCACCGCCGACGATGCCTCCGTCATGTCGAAGCTCCTCGCCGCCATATCTCCGGCACCGTCCGGCTGGTCGTCGTCCACAGACTACTGCAAATGGAAAAACGTCAACTGCGATTCGTCCAAGCGAGTCACGTCCATCAACTTGAATTCCCAATCGCTCACCGGAACTCTCCCTTCAAATCTTGGAACCCTCACACAACTCACGTCGCTTTCCCTCCAGAAGAACTCTTTCTTTGGGCCCATACCTTCATTAGCTAACCTCACGTTTCTTCAAGATCTTTACCTCGACAAGAACAAGTTCACCTCCATTCCTTCTGGGTTTTTTGTCGGGCTTACCAGCTTGCGGACATTGAGTTTGGCCGATAACTCCGATCTTCAGCCATGGAGTATTCCGTCGGATCTTACTCAGTCTTCTAGCTTGGTTACTCTCGATGCTGGGAATGCCAGTGTCGTCGGGTCTTTGCctaatatatttgtttctttgttgaaTTTGCAGAATGTGAGGCTTTCTTACAATAATCTTACTGGGTCTTTGCCTTCTAGTTTCAACGGATCTGTGATTCAGAATCTGTGGCTTAACAATCAGTTAATGGGTTTGTCTGGAACCATTGATGTGTTGTCCACGATGACCCAGTTGTCCCAGGTTTGGCTCCATAAGAATCAATTCACGGGTCCGATCCCTGACCTTTCGAAATGTAAGACCTTGTTTGATCTTCAGCTCAGAGATAATCAATTCACTGGGATTGTGCCAAATTCTTTGATGTCCATTTCTAGCTTGAGGAATGTTAGTTTGGCCAACAATTTGTTTCAGGGTCCATTTCCAGCGTTTCCTTCGAATGTTAATGCCACCATTTCGGGTACCAATAGTTTCTGTTTGAGCACTCCGGGTCCTTGTGATCCGCAGGTCACAACGTTGCTGGAGGTTGCTGGAGCTTTGGGGTATCCATCGTTGTTGGCTAATAACTGGCAAGGAAATGATGCTTGCAAAAGTTGGAGTTTCATTGTCTGTGATTCGGATGGAAACGTTGTCACGGTGACTCTATCCAGACAGCACTTCACTGGGACGATCTCGCCCGCTTTTGCCAATCTCACATCGTTGAAGACCTtgcttttgaataataatagcTTAACTGGGCCTATACCTAAGAGCTTGGCATCGTTGCCTCAGCTTCAAGTTCTTGATGTTTCTAATAACAATCTTGATGGGGAAATTCCGACTTTTCCAACAAAGGTGAAGTTTACTTCTAGTGGTAATCCCTTACTTGGGACAACTCCGAGTACCGGAGGTGGAGGAAGTGGAGGGACTCCTTCCACACCCGGTTCGAGTGGCACCACACCTAGTGGAAGTCCGGCGGCAGCGAAAGGTTCTTCGGTCTCGGCGGGTATGATTGCCGGTATTGTTATTGCtgttattgtttttgttctGGTTGTGATGTTTGTTTCCTTCAAATGCTATGTTAAAAATAGACATAGGAAATTTGGAAAGGTGGATTATCCTGAAAATAGGAGGGAAGATGTTAAGAGTGATGTAATGGTTGGTTCAAACGGATATAATGGAGTTGCAAGTGAATTACGAAGCGAGAGCAGTGGTGACCGCAGTGATTTTCATGTGTTTGACGGCGGAAATGTTACAATATCGATACAAGTTCTCAGACAAGTCACTAACAATTTCAGTGAAGATAATATTTTGGGAAGAGGAGGATTTGGAGTTGTTTACAAAGGAGAATTGCATGATGGGACTAAAATTGCTGTTAAAAGAATGGAGGCCGGAGTAATGGGTACCAAAGGAATGAATGAGTTTCAGGCAGAGATTGCAGTGCTTACAAAGGTTAGGCATAGACATTTAGTTGCTCTGTTAGGATACTGCATCAATGGCAATGAAAGGCTTTTGGTCTATGAGTATATGCCACAAGGGAATTTAACACAGCATTTGTTTGATTGGCGCGAGATGGGGCTCTCTCCTCTGACTTGGAAGCAGAGAGTGACAATTGCGTTGGATGTGGCACGAGGAGTGGAATATCTGCACAGCTTAGCTCAACAGAGTTTCATTCATAGAGATTTAAAACCCTCAAACATACTTCTTGGGGATGACATGAGGGCCAAGGTTGCTGATTTTGGTTTGGTTAAAAATGCGCCTGATGGAAAGTATTCTGTGGAGACCAGGTTGGCCGGGACATTTGGTTACCTAGCACCTGAGTATGCAG CTACCGGCAGAGtgacaacaaaagtggatgtgTATGCATTTGGAGTGGTCTTGATGGAAATAATAACTGGTAGAAAAGCTCTCGATGATACTATGCCAGATGAGAGGTCTCATTTGGTCACATGGTTCCGCAGGGTCCTTGTCAGCAAGGAGAACATCCCAAAAGCTATTGACCAAACTCTTGACCCTGATGAGGAGACAATGGAGAGCATATACAAAGTTGCTGAGCTGGCAGGACACTGCACTGCTCGTGAGCCATACCAGAGGCCAGAGATGGGCCACGCCGTAAACATATTGGGTCCCCTTGTAGAACAATGGAAACCTGCCTGCCACGATGAAGAAGATAACTGTGGCATTGACCTTCACATGAGCCTTCCTCAAGCTTTGCAAAGATGGCAAGCGAATGAAGGAACTTCCACAATGTTTAATGACACCATGTCCTTCTCTCAAACTCAATCTAGCATCCCATCAAAACCTTCAGGAATGGCGGACTCATTCGGTTCAATGGATTGCCGATGA